A genome region from Macaca nemestrina isolate mMacNem1 chromosome 15, mMacNem.hap1, whole genome shotgun sequence includes the following:
- the LOC105470459 gene encoding neuropeptides B/W receptor type 2 → MQAAGLPEPLDSRGSFSLPMVGANISQDSGTGHNATFSEPLPFLYVLLPAVYSGICAVGLTGNTAVILVILRAPKMKTVTNVFILNLAIADGLFTLVLPVNIAEHLLQHWPFGELLCKLVLAIDHYNIFSSIYFLAVMSVDRYLVVLATVRSHHMPWRTYRGAKVTSLCVWLGVTVLVLPFFSFAGVYSNELQVPSCGLSFPQPERVWFKASRVYTLVLGFVVPVCTICVLYTDLLRRLRAVRLCSGAKALGKARRKVTILVLVVLAVCLLCWTPFHLASVVALTTDLPQTPLVISMSYVITSLSYANSCLNPFLYAFLDDNFRKNFRTMFRC, encoded by the coding sequence ATGCAGGCCGCTGGGCTCCCAGAGCCCCTTGACAGCAggggctccttctctctccccatgGTGGGTGCCAACATCTCTCAGGACAGTGGCACCGGCCACAATGCCACCTTCTCAGAGCCGCTGCCGTTCCTCTATGTGCTCCTGCCCGCCGTGTACTCTGGGATTTGTGCCGTGGGACTGACTGGCAACACAGCCGTCATCCTTGTAATCCTGAGGGCGCCCAAGATGAAGACGGTGACCAACGTGTTCATCCTGAACCTGGCCATCGCTGATGGGCTCTTCACACTGGTACTGCCTGTCAACATCGCAGAGCACCTGCTGCAGCACTGGCCCTTTGGGGAGCTGCTCTGCAAGCTGGTGCTGGCCATCGACCACTAcaacatcttctccagcatctacTTCCTAGCCGTGATGAGCGTGGACCGATACCTGGTGGTGCTGGCCACTGTGCGGTCCCACCACATGCCCTGGCGCACCTACCGGGGGGCAAAGGTCACCAGCCTGTGTGTCTGGCTGGGTGTCACGGTTCTGGTTCTGCCCTTCTTCTCTTTTGCTGGCGTCTACAGCAATGAGCTGCAGGTCCCAAGCTGTGGGCTGAGCTTCCCGCAGCCCGAGCGGGTCTGGTTCAAGGCCAGCCGTGTCTACACGTTGGTCCTGGGCTTCGTGGTACCTGTGTGCACCATCTGTGTGCTCTACACAGACCTGCTGCGCAGGCTGCGGGCCGTGCGGCTCTGCTCTGGCGCCAAGGCTCTAGGCAAGGCCAGGCGGAAGGTGACCATCCTGGTCCTCGTCGTGCTGGCCGTGTGCCTCCTCTGCTGGACGCCCTTCCACCTGGCCTCTGTCGTGGCGCTGACCACAGACCTGCCCCAGACCCCACTGGTCATCAGCATGTCCTACGTCATCACCAGCCTCAGCTATGCCAACTCGTGCCTGAACCCCTTCCTCTACGCCTTTCTAGACGACAACTTCCGGAAGAATTTCCGTACCATGTTCAGGTGCTGA